A genomic segment from Paenibacillus sp. FSL K6-1096 encodes:
- a CDS encoding response regulator, whose translation MIRAVVVDDERLVRRGFISLLDWPSFGVVITGEAADGRAALELLGRQETDLLFADLTMPGMTGFELIREVRLRYPRVSCAVLTCHHEFEYVQEALRLGAVDYIVKTLLEADNAAAVIRRLVDRVRLESGQRSALAGRERERMAADQTLVYVPLRLEMKEQCYMLPSVQSYPLLRVQDMWLAPLPDGNEAAAIHTALTDRLGPGWTTALLTGVRGQALKEIGAVLGRTVRQALFYASSADELPRLAYSKLQALAALSHPASGGAGVLAAAQDLRWTLEQAEWERLTAAVLSQQPCQEAVAAFGLELLHSWRNLLLSPAEAQQLEQEAGGNRSWSHWSSWLRRFSDLVQRRMLALGLNREIMLCLIRAVRYMRSHAGEKINQGQVAAAVHLSRGYFSRCFARFAGESFGESLRGMRLAQAKSLLLHTHAPLSEIAAMSGFEDERYFRRLFQAHTGKLPSEYRAEGTGSLSSCSSSGVEASNDQASLNALQSDLAVQPL comes from the coding sequence ATGATTAGAGCTGTGGTTGTAGACGACGAACGGCTGGTTCGCAGGGGCTTCATCTCGCTGCTGGACTGGCCGTCCTTCGGGGTGGTCATCACCGGCGAGGCGGCCGACGGCAGGGCGGCCCTGGAGCTGCTCGGCAGGCAGGAGACTGACCTGCTGTTCGCGGATCTCACGATGCCGGGGATGACCGGGTTCGAGCTGATCCGCGAGGTACGTCTGCGCTATCCCCGGGTAAGCTGCGCGGTGCTGACCTGCCACCATGAATTCGAGTATGTGCAGGAGGCGCTGCGGCTGGGTGCAGTTGATTATATTGTCAAAACCCTGCTGGAAGCAGACAACGCCGCAGCGGTCATCCGCAGGCTGGTGGACCGGGTCCGGCTGGAGAGCGGGCAGAGAAGCGCACTGGCAGGCAGGGAGCGGGAACGGATGGCAGCTGACCAGACGCTGGTCTATGTGCCGCTAAGGTTGGAGATGAAGGAGCAGTGCTATATGCTGCCTTCGGTACAGAGCTATCCGCTGCTGCGTGTACAAGATATGTGGCTGGCTCCGCTCCCGGATGGCAATGAAGCAGCGGCCATCCATACAGCACTTACGGACAGGCTCGGGCCTGGCTGGACAACAGCACTGCTGACCGGAGTGCGCGGCCAGGCGCTGAAGGAGATCGGCGCTGTACTGGGACGGACGGTCCGGCAGGCGCTGTTCTATGCATCAAGCGCAGATGAGCTCCCGAGGCTGGCATACAGTAAATTGCAGGCATTGGCGGCACTGTCCCACCCGGCTTCAGGCGGGGCCGGGGTGCTGGCTGCCGCGCAGGATCTCCGCTGGACACTGGAGCAGGCGGAGTGGGAGCGCCTCACCGCTGCCGTGTTGTCCCAGCAGCCGTGCCAGGAGGCGGTGGCCGCCTTCGGGCTGGAGCTGCTGCACAGCTGGCGCAACCTGCTGCTGAGCCCTGCGGAGGCGCAGCAGCTGGAGCAGGAGGCGGGAGGCAACCGGAGCTGGAGCCATTGGAGCAGCTGGCTGCGCCGCTTCTCCGACCTTGTTCAGCGCCGGATGCTTGCGCTCGGGTTGAACCGGGAGATCATGCTCTGTCTCATCCGTGCAGTGCGCTACATGAGAAGCCATGCCGGGGAGAAAATTAATCAGGGCCAGGTTGCCGCAGCCGTTCATCTGAGCCGCGGCTATTTCAGCAGGTGCTTCGCCCGCTTTGCCGGGGAGTCCTTCGGGGAGAGCCTGCGCGGAATGCGGCTGGCCCAGGCCAAGTCTCTTCTGCTGCACACCCATGCTCCGCTGAGCGAGATCGCTGCGATGTCCGGCTTCGAGGATGAGCGATACTTCCGCAGGCTGTTCCAGGCGCATACAGGCAAGCTGCCGAGCGAATACCGCGCAGAGGGAACGGGCAGCTTGAGTTCTTGCTCGTCCTCCGGGGTGGAAGCATCGAATGATCAGGCTTCTCTTAATGCCCTGCAGTCAGATCTGGCCGTTCAGCCGCTCTGA
- a CDS encoding histidine kinase → MSGKKQADDPPSSPPPKVKAVRTALVIYLWIGTILLLLIAGCASYASSDPNRSGRISTGMTILLALLAPLLALGFAALLARLLWRRLYAPLLIQIQRLKEQVSGLMETAAASEKQISRLEAEKLRSQINPHFLHNTLNTVQWLARLNGQQEIDRLVTLLVKVLHYNLGKQSMIVTIGEEIESVRNYMELQRIRYDYEFELNVEAEAEVLSAAVPRFVLQPLVENSIYHGAGGGGKVDVIVARQGADEIRLMVKDNGTGMDQAQMDELLAGEAARGRGLGIGLTYVLRVLRMCYGERMSLEIHTGESGTTVSILIPITSRGDYDD, encoded by the coding sequence ATGTCTGGAAAAAAGCAGGCAGATGATCCGCCGTCAAGTCCGCCGCCGAAGGTGAAAGCTGTGCGCACAGCACTGGTAATCTATTTGTGGATCGGTACTATTCTGCTGCTGCTGATTGCCGGTTGTGCTTCGTATGCCTCATCTGATCCGAACCGGTCAGGCAGAATCAGCACCGGGATGACCATCCTGTTAGCGCTGCTTGCCCCTCTGCTCGCCCTCGGGTTCGCGGCCCTGCTGGCCCGGCTGCTCTGGAGGCGGCTGTATGCTCCGCTGCTCATTCAAATCCAGCGGTTGAAGGAACAGGTGAGCGGATTGATGGAGACGGCAGCCGCAAGCGAGAAACAGATAAGCCGTCTGGAGGCAGAGAAGCTGCGCAGCCAGATTAACCCGCATTTTCTGCATAATACACTCAATACGGTTCAATGGCTGGCCCGGCTGAACGGGCAGCAGGAAATCGACAGGCTGGTTACTCTGCTGGTGAAGGTGCTGCACTATAATCTCGGCAAACAGAGCATGATCGTGACGATCGGAGAGGAGATTGAGTCGGTCCGCAATTATATGGAGCTGCAGCGTATCCGTTACGATTATGAATTCGAGCTGAATGTGGAGGCTGAAGCTGAAGTACTGTCCGCAGCGGTTCCCAGGTTCGTCCTCCAGCCGCTGGTGGAGAATTCAATCTATCACGGGGCGGGCGGAGGCGGCAAAGTTGATGTCATAGTCGCCAGGCAGGGTGCGGATGAGATACGGCTCATGGTCAAGGACAACGGGACGGGCATGGATCAGGCGCAGATGGATGAGTTACTGGCTGGGGAAGCGGCGCGCGGCCGGGGGCTTGGCATCGGGCTGACTTATGTGCTGCGGGTGCTGCGGATGTGTTACGGCGAACGGATGAGCCTGGAGATTCACACCGGGGAGAGCGGAACAACGGTATCAATCCTGATTCCCATCACAAGCAGGGGGGATTACGATGATTAG